GTCCCCGGCGAGGAACAACCCCCGGGCGGCGAACCGGGCGAAGTACGTGTCGCGGTAGCGCTCGTGGTCGCCCCACACCGTGCGGGCCATCGCCGGCCACCTGCCGCCGACCGTGATGAGCCCGCTCGTGCCGGGCGGGACGTCGTCGCCGTGGTCGTCGACCACGTGCACCGTCTGCCCGGGCAGCGCGACGCCGGCCGCGCCCGGGACCCCGACGTGCACGCCGGGCAGCGTGGAGACCACCGCGGCGCCGGACTCCGACTGCCACCAGGTGTCGACGAGCGGCGCCCGCCCGCCGCCCACGTGGCGGTGCAGCCAGACGTACGCCTCGGGGTTGAGGGCCTCGCCGACGCTGCCGAGCAGCCGGACGCTGGACAGGTCGTGGGAGGCAGGGAACCCGTCCGGGAAGCGGGCCATGAAGGACCTCACCAGTGTCGGCGCCGTGTAGTAGACGGTGACGCCGAGCCGCTCGATCGTGGCGGGGTGCCGCTCGGGGGTGGGGTGGTCCGGCGAGCCCTCGGCGATGACGACGGTGACGCCGTTGCTCAGCGGGCCGTAGAGGACGTAGGTGTGCGCGGTGACCCACGCCAGGTCCGCGGTGCACCAGTACACGTCGTCGGGCTGGGCGTCGAAGACGGCGGCGTGCGTCCAGCTCGCCTGCACCAGGTAGCCGCCAATGGTGTGGACGACGCCCTTGGGCCGGCCGGTCGTGCCGGAGGTGTAGGTGATGAACAGCGGGTGCTCGGCGTCCAGGGCGGGGGCGTCGTGGCTGGTCGGGGCGTCGTCGACCACGTCGTGCCACCACACGTCGCGCCCGTCGGTCCACGGCACGTCCGGCGTCTCGTCCCCGGTGCGGCGGACGACCAGGACGTGCTCGACGCAGGCGAGCCCGGCGACGGCCTCGTCGACGGTGTGCTTGACCGCGACGGCGGCCCCGCGGCGGAACTGCCCGTCGGTGGTGACGACCAGCACGGCGCCGGTGTCCTCGACGCGGAAGCGGAGCGCCTCGGCGGAGAAGCCGCCGAACACCAGCGAGTGCACGGCGCCGACCCGGGCGCAGGCCAGGGCCACGACGACGGTCTCGACGAGCACGGGCAGGTAGACGACGACCCGGTCACCGGGCCGCACGCCGAGCCGCTCGAGCGCGTGGGCGGCCTGCGCGACCCGCCGCTGCAGGTCGGCGTAGGTGACGCGCTCGGTGTCGCCGCGCTCGCCCTCGAACAGCAGCGCCGGGTGCTCGCCCCGGCCCGCGTCGACGTGCTGGTCGACGCACACGACGCTGGCGTTGAGCGCGCCGCCGGCGAACCAGGTGGCGCGCGGGGTGGTCGGGTCGTCGGCGTCGGGCGGGGTCCAGGAGTGCACGTCGGTCCACGGCGCCGCCCAGGGCAGGCGGTGCG
The Aquipuribacter hungaricus DNA segment above includes these coding regions:
- the acs gene encoding acetate--CoA ligase; protein product: MVHDPRRYPPPPAFAARANVTPEVLAALPTDPLEFWEAQAHRLPWAAPWTDVHSWTPPDADDPTTPRATWFAGGALNASVVCVDQHVDAGRGEHPALLFEGERGDTERVTYADLQRRVAQAAHALERLGVRPGDRVVVYLPVLVETVVVALACARVGAVHSLVFGGFSAEALRFRVEDTGAVLVVTTDGQFRRGAAVAVKHTVDEAVAGLACVEHVLVVRRTGDETPDVPWTDGRDVWWHDVVDDAPTSHDAPALDAEHPLFITYTSGTTGRPKGVVHTIGGYLVQASWTHAAVFDAQPDDVYWCTADLAWVTAHTYVLYGPLSNGVTVVIAEGSPDHPTPERHPATIERLGVTVYYTAPTLVRSFMARFPDGFPASHDLSSVRLLGSVGEALNPEAYVWLHRHVGGGRAPLVDTWWQSESGAAVVSTLPGVHVGVPGAAGVALPGQTVHVVDDHGDDVPPGTSGLITVGGRWPAMARTVWGDHERYRDTYFARFAARGLFLAGDGAVMDADGYVRLQGRVDEVVNVSGHRLSTIEIESALVEHPLVAEAGAVGVAHELTGQSVAVFVVPVSPPPTDDAAAWRALADEVRAELVAHVARAIGPVAKPAHVLLVPDLPKTRSGKIMRRLLGDVLEDRPLGDTTSLQDETVVPAIVRVVRG